TGTATTCCGTCCTCCATGGACGGAGTTAAAGGTCTGTTAAACACCGGTCTAACAGGTATATGTTCCAAGATTGGTGTTGAACTTTAAGGGCTTGTCAAACTCTAGAGGGCTAATAAGGCCTCCATATTAGTTCATTAACCAACAGGCAAATACAAGTTCAACCTCGATCATCTGGCTTAAAGTAAATTCCGTGTAAGCTCAAAGGTCTTTTGGAGCAATCTCTATAATATTTTCACGCCGAACGTAGTGACCCATTCACTTGGTATGAGTCGTAGTCAGTCTCTCTTAAGGTACTTTATTTCTCCCCCTCATACTTTATATTCTCTTAAGATACTTTATTTCTCCCCCTCATACTTTATATTCTCTTAAGATACTTATTTCTCCCCCTCATACTTTAcatcctccatccccccccctccccccgcgaaCATCCCTCAATAACCAGAGTCGTCTCAACAGCATTGTAGGCCCAGGGCAAAGCTCTACACTGGGCCCCCTACCCGGACAATGGGCATTCTGGGCCCCCTACCCTAACCTGATTATGGGTACTAGTACCCTTCCCAGATGATAGCCCCTCCTGTTCGCTAAAGTACAGTATAACAGTCAGATTACGtatcaattatttatattataaatataatttgaaactggaatttGAGTTCGAGGCTTTTCCAGTGTGTGGCTTTAAGATGGTACTCCCAGtaaccacccctcacccccccccccccccacccacaaagAAGGTCAAATTGTCTGGTTGGCGAAGATGATTGAATGACTCAAAACTGAAATGGTGTTGTCACTAACATAGATAATTGACACCATAATAATGGTGAGGTCCCTGACTGATAATGAGGTCCCTGATTGTGAGGTAACTGACTATGATGTTGAGGTACCTGACTGATGGTGAGGTCCCCTGACTATGACGGTGAGGTCCCTGAATATGATGATGAGGTACCTGACTATGATGGTGAGGTATCTGACTATGATGGTGAGGTACTTGACCATGATGGTGAGTTTCCTGACTGATGGTGAAGTCCCTATGATGATGAGGTACCTGACATATGGTGTAATGGTCTATGCACAGACCTAAcattctccccttctcccctctcccccttgctTGAACATTCTCccccatcccaccgctgccaccattgtaataaCTCCACCTGCTATTCCCTTTACTCACTTAACACCCCAACTTAACACTGCTGCAAGCTCACTGTGACCCTCACTGAATTGCCAGATAATATTAaaactgaaatattaaatgagagGGAAGCAACAAATGAAGGGTttaattattttaaaatagtGAATATAAACTTAAATGTACACTTGCCACCACCTTATTGATAGCTGAATGTGTCTGGATTACTCATCTCCCTGGAAGGACATTAATCAATAATTATGAACTCGAAGGGCGTAGGAATCGTGGTAATAATGCTTGGGGATTAATTATATAAATCTTTACTGTTTTACTTTACTATTGTCCCTGACTATGATGGTGATGTTACCTGACTTATGGTGAGGTCCCTGACTATGATGGTGAGGTCCCTTGACTGTGATGGTGAGGTTCCTGACTGTGATAGTGAGGTTCCTGACTGTGATGGTGAGGTTCCCTGACTGTGATGGTGAGGTTCCTGACTGTGATGGTGAGGTTCCTGACTGTGATGGTGAGGTCCCTGACTGTGATGGTGAGGTCCCCTGACTATGATGGTGAGGTCCCTGACTGTGATGGTGAGGTCCCTGACTGTGATGGTGAGGTTCCTGACTATGATGGTGAGGTCCCTGACTATGATGGTGAGGTCCCTGACTGTGATGGTGAGGTTCCTGACTGTGATGGTGAGGTCCCTGACTATGATGGTGAGGTCCCTGACTGTGATGGTGAGGTCCCCTGACTGTGATGGTGAGGTTCCTGACTGTGATGGTGAGGTTCCTGACTGTGATGGTGAGGTCCCTGACTGTGATGGTGAGGTTCCTGACTGTGATGGTGAGGTCCCTGACTGTGATGGTGAGGTCCCTGACTGTGATGGTGAGGTTCCTGACTGTGATGGTGAATTTCCTGACTATGATGGTGAGGTCCCTGACTGTGATGGTGAGATACCTGACTGATGGTGAGGTCCCTGACTGTGATTTGTGAAGTCCATGGCCATGATGGTGAGGTCCCTGACTGATGATGAGGTCCCTGACTGTGATGGTGAGGTCCCTGACTGATGATGAGGTCCCTGACTGTGATGGTGAGGTCCCTGACTGTGATGGTGAGGTCCCTGACTGTGATGGTGAGGTCCCTGGCTGTGATGGTGAGGTTCCCTGGCTGTGATGGTGAGGTTCCTGGCTGTGATGGTGAGGTCCCTGACTGTGATGGTGAGGTCCCTGACTATGATGGTGAGGTCCCTGGCTGTGATGGTGAGACACTTGACTACCCGACCCGCTATACGACAAGCACGACAGGGATAAACTTACTCTTCCAACACCATAGTAGTGACAGAAGACAGTTACATAATATGATATTTCCTCTCATAGTGGATGATGCTCTTGTCAATGGATCACAATTATCTGGGTGCTAAGAATTTACACTGTCGGGGGTTCGATCCCCCTATACTCCACGTGTTTGGGCACCCGCCCTTAACTTCTTCCTCATAAGATATaggtccttgtcttcatatccaagTGGTGTATAGTCATCCTGGCATagagctttctcctcataatgatCCTACTTTCACCTTAAGAACCGCAAAGTGGTTTGAAGACTTCAGTGTAATGAAGAGCTTGTGACCCGCCAGGTATAAATTTACAGCCGCTTTCGGGCACGTCAGCGGAACGATGCGGGTGCAGGGCATCGTCCTCATGACAGGTCCAGTCCAAGATTACATCTGGCAAGAAACTCAGGGTATCAGTTTCTGCATTTGAGAGGGTATCATGAATTTGTTAAGAGACAACCTCAAGTTGAACGAGATCTCTTGGAACGAGAACACCGAGGTGTTGATAGTCCAGATGTTTGTCTGGTGGCGTGTGGTGCTCCGAGATCcctcgcacacgcacgcacgcacgcacgcacgcacactcacacacacacacacacacacacacacacacacacacacacacacacacacacacacacacacacacacacacacactaatgacaTACGCACACTAATGACACTGTAAAACATCTTCAAACACTGATTATGTTGGACAAACGTATTTTTGTGTATTtagttatgtatgtaggttagattagctttattttttaaatactaccataaccttctgtggttgattgttcaacaaATCACAAACAGATCACTAAACAGatctgtttaacagatctctaaacctgtccatggagaacagacgaaaatgtatatatgctagttagcattgtaaatgtgtggcctgaatctgtggtagaaaaacaaAGCCACCCTGGGTCtctgttgtccagcagagagagatccCCATTACCTAATGTCCAGCAACTCTGtccagcctgtcggtcgcccagacgggatcacagTAAACCACTGGAAGAACGGTAGACAGTTTGTGTGTGACTACACGTGCGTTTCAACCTTGGCCAACACCTTGCCCGGCAGCGCTGCCCGGAGTTGCACATCCGGGCAGCGCTGCCACTCATAGGgctagcagccaaatcccgtaaataCAGAGATCTGCATCACCACTACCGTTTTGTCCCAATTGCCATAGAGACACTTGATTCCTTTGGTAAAAGTGCCACCATGTTTTTTAAGGATCTGTTCTTAGCTAATTAAAACAACAAGAGACTCTAGAGCCGCCATCTTGTTCTTCCAACGCTTCAGCGAGGCAATACAGAGAGGAAATGCACACTGCctgcatggttcctgcccgccatctgcatGAGCTGGAagaactctacaacctgtgacaatTAACCATGTACATTTCAGATAACCAGTGTTGTAACCTATTTTGTGTATTAAAGTTTTAAATGAAATAAAATTACAAATATATAGGgggcgggatggggggggggggtaggtaggAGAAGATAGTATCTGAACGTACGTGGGAGACCCACAAGGCTCCCCTGGATGCTCCATATCCTCTTCTTCGAGGCTGAGCGTGTTATTGTCCGTATGAAAAATGCGTAATTGTTTGATTCTAACAACGCAAAAATCAGCGCATTCAGATCGCCCACTATTGCATGCAACGACAAATGATATCAAATCAACTTACTGCCAACGTCTACGTGACACCACAAGGAACCACGCAACGGTCATTATCATAACTACCTACTACCAGCACTCGGCTCTTTCTACCATGACACAgcctggtaccaccaccacacagctaggACCAgtctggtaccaccaccaccaccaccaccacacagcttgGACCAGTctggtaccaccaccacgaccaccacacagctaGGACCAgtctggtaccaccaccaccaccaccatacagctaggACCAgtctggtaccaccaccaccacacagctaggACCAgtctggtaccaccaccaccaccaccacacagctaggACCAGTctggtaccaccagcaccaccaccatacagctaggACCAgtctggtaccaccaccaccacacagctaggACCAatctggtaccaccaccaccacacagcgagGACCAgtctggtaccaccaccaccacacagctaggACCAgtctggtaccaccaccaccaccacacagctaggACCAgtctggtaccaccaccaccacacagctaggACCAGtcgggtaccaccaccaccaccacacagctaggACCAgtctggtaccaccaccaccaccaccacacagctaggACCAgtctggtaccaccaccaccacacagcgagGACCAGTctggtaccaccaccatcaccacacagccagGACCAttgtggtaccaccaccaccacactgctaggaccagtctggcaccaccaccaccacacagctaggaccagtctggcaccaccaccaccacacagctaggACCAgtctggtaccaccaccaccaccaccacacagctaggACCAgtctggtaccaccaccaccacacagctaggACCAgtctggtaccaccaccaccacacagctaggACCAGtctggtaccaccaccacacagctaggACCAGTCTGGTACCGCCACCACACAGCTAGGACCAgtctggtaccaccaccaccacacagctaggaccagtctggcaccaccaccaccacacagctaggaccagtctggcaccaccacacagctaggaccagtctggcaccaccaccaccacacagctaggaccagtctggcaccaccacacagctaggaccagtctggcaccaccaccaccacacagctaggACCAgtctggtaccaccaccaccacacagctaggACCAgtctggtaccaccaccaccacacagctaggACCAAtctggtaccaccaccacacagctaggACCAGtcgggtaccaccaccaccaccatacagctaggACCAATgtggtacctccaccaccacacaaaaacATCGCATTTAACTTGACAGAAAACTGACAAATGCCAAGTATTCAAAATAAGTACAAAGGACATGTTAGACGTAGAAGTCGTTGAAGATAATCCGATTTAAAATTATAAATGTAAATACGATAAAAGCGTGAGAAATAAGGCATGTCTGCAGTCTCAGAACATTGCGAAGGCGGGGCTAGGAGCCTAGGTCGACTCTGGAAgcccatgtaggtgagtacacacacacacacacacacacacacacacacacacacacacacacacacacacacacacacacacacacacacacacacacacacacacacgttgttaggaccaaagagccagagctcaacccccgcaagcacaactaggtgagtacacacacacacacacacacacacacacacacacacacacacacacacacacacacacaccaggtaagtacaactaggtaagtgcacacacacacacacaagggggccggtgactgactggacagcacgctggacgcgtgatcctgtggtcccgattcgattcccggcgctggcgagaaataatgggcagagtttctttcaccctgatgctcctgctacctaacagtaaataggtacctgggagttagtgtgctgtcactggctgcttcctggggtgtgtgtggtgtgtgggaaggaaaagaaaatagtagtaacagttgattgacagttgagaagcgggccgaaagagcagagctcaacccccgcaagcacaactaggtgaatacacacacacacacaccgaataatatcggcggcgtatgcgaggctggctatcagaactgccttcagaaacctgtgtaaggattctttcagaaccttgtataccacgtatgtaagaccaatcctggagtatgcggccccagcatggagcccgtaccttgtcaagcacaagaagaagctggaagaagttcagaggtatgccactaagcaagtcccagaactaaggggcatgagttacgaggaaaggttgagggaactgcacctcacgacactggaagacagaagagctcggggagacctgatcaccacatacaaaaattctcaggggaattgacagggtagacaaggatggactatttaacatgggtggtacacgcacaagaggaacaggtggaaactaagtacccaaatgagccacagagacattagaaagaactttttcagtagctcgagaagctcaggaatctgtacactagtagattgacggttgagaggcgggaccaaagagccaaagctcaacccccgcaagcacaattagatgagtatacacacaaTCATACCATCACCGCCTACTTGCATGCCTACACCACCAATCCACACGTCAATTTCCAGTGATTGAGCTATCCATAAGGACGCTCAAACTAATCATCAAGGAGAATAATTATACTACGAATGCTTTTAAATAGCGTGATCTAACAATGGGATTTATAACTCAATTACCCAATCGATACCAACCTCGGGTTTTGCTGGCGCTTGGCACGTCACTACGCCATGTACATTACCAGCTGGAGCAGAATGAGGTCCTCCGACACTTGGAATCATGTATTTAATTGTGCTtggtcaatacatttccttccatgaCCGCCTTTGATGCCGCCCCCGGGGTCGAATATAACACCCTCCCCCGCTTCTCCCTCCTCCCTACCCTTACCTCTAATGCTGATTACATATGGGTGTAAAtaatttgtgtgtttgtgtgcgttttTTGAAGTTATTTAAGCGGGCATTACATGAATATTGAGCCCTGTTAGGTTGTGAGTGAGATGCCAGTAACAGCAGCCCTCTGTGATGTTACATGTC
The DNA window shown above is from Procambarus clarkii isolate CNS0578487 chromosome 21, FALCON_Pclarkii_2.0, whole genome shotgun sequence and carries:
- the LOC138367298 gene encoding DNA-directed RNA polymerase II subunit RPB1-like, which gives rise to MEHPGEPCGSPTGSGSQVSHHHSQGPHHHSQGPHHHSQGPHHHSQEPHHHSQGTSPSQPGTSPSQSGTSPSQSGTSPSQSGTSSSVRDLTITVRDLIISQGPHHHGHGLHKSQSGTSPSVRYLTITVRDLTIIVRKFTITVRNLTITVRDLTITVRDLTITVRNLTITVRDLTITVRNLTITVRNLTITVRGPHHHSQGPHHHSQGPHHHSQEPHHHSQGPHHHSQGPHHHSQEPHHHSQGPHHHSQGPHHHSQGTSPSQSGTSPSQSGTSPSQSGTSPSQSGNLTITVRNLTITVRNLTITVKGPHHHSQGPHHKSGNITIIVRDNSKVKQYLIIIGTSPSVRKLTIMVKYLTIIVRYLTIIVRYLIIIFRDLTVIVRGPHHQSGTSTS